The following DNA comes from Pomacea canaliculata isolate SZHN2017 linkage group LG10, ASM307304v1, whole genome shotgun sequence.
CTTTATAGATTTTCAATACAACTTTTATTGTCATACTCATGAGCTCTGTGGCATCAGTGAGATGTTGTCTCCCATCCTGTACATAACAGTTGAGGAGGTGACATTCATGAACTACGACTGTAGTCAGGTATTCTGCCAGCAGCCCCAACACCCACCCAGTCAAAGTGATGCGTCTGACAAGTTATTTGCTGTCACCTGTTGACAAGTTAACAGCAACTGTCCTGTAGCATAGCTTTCGCTGAATCAGaaacaagaaatgacaaaatgttCTGGAATGAAACAACCAATAACTTCGTGGcaggaattttttcttttggtaacATGCTACACACGATATCAGAACTGGAAATAGTTATTGCAATAGTGGGTAGAAGATGGTCATACAAGATGCTGAGATCAGTTCTGGAACAGTCGGGCACACCTCCAGAGCGCGACAAACAAAAGGTGAGCACGCTCATTCGAAGTTCCCGCCCCACATTTGATGAGCTGCCATTATCCTGTTCCCTCCCACAGTACCTCCACCATTTCCAAACCTTGGTGACTCAATAACACgaagaataattcaaacttTAATTAGAATAACGACGGTAAGTCAATTAGAATTACTGACTCATGCAGTCAAAGATTGATGCCAAGCTTCGTCCGCAAGTACGATCATCCAGCAAGGGCCCCGGCTGGGATTCTCTCCCCTCACCGCTCACCCAAGTTTATTTGAATGAATTATTTAGGTGTAACCCCTCTTTGCAGTTTACTCCTTCCACAATCTGTTATGCCTGCGTGCCAGCAGTGAGAAATGTTTCAATTCTGACCTTCATTTCATAAAAAGCAAGAATCAAAGACAGACAAAGTATTGTATGTTGAGTGATATGACGAGAATTTATCAAACCAGCACAGCCAATATCATAGCCAATACAGCCAATATACAGGCCAAAGaagtataaatattacacaGAAATAAAGGGGACGATAGACCCATACACAATGCAACAATGTATGATAAACATGTTCCCTTACTAATTATCTTCAGACGATAGgttctacttttatttcatcaatatatatacatacacacacagagtattcTGTTGATACATATCTAAGTTGGCAGCGATCTTACACAGACAGAATGCTTGAAAAAGATCCGTGgaagggaaaacaaaacaaaatctttcctATGTTAGCGTTCGGTTATAATGAGCGTGTCAAAGtcaacaatcaaaaaaaaaaagaagaaaaaaaaagaagaaggaatagCATGAGCGGCTAAACAATCAAGTAACGTACTTCAAGAACACAGTGACGTGCCGTCGATGCACTAAGTAGTCTGTGGTGTAACAGTTTGTAACAAGAGCACGGTCCTGGGCGTGGTCTGGGACAAATGGAATGCTGATGGCTGGATACAAGAGAAGTCAaaaggagaaagacaaaatgttttgctgttcaGGAAGTCGAACTTTAGTCCCATGTGAGTGAgcgcgtgcttgcgtgcgtgtctgtgtgtacgtgttgtgagcttttgtttgtgttttgtttgtgagttGACATCCAGACAAATATCTTTCACCACCACTACAATTACTGTATGTTACACTCAACAAGAGAATCACCACATCAACGTGTCACGAAAGCCTCGTCAgccattaaaacaaaacttaaaaacacgTTCCATGCATGCCTTACATGTATTGCCATCTTCACTGAACAGGTCACGTGTTGTGGATTTTCTGCACAGCTGTACCaccccattaaaaaaatctaacaaaCTGTGGAATAACTGAACAAAGGAAAAGCTTTTCATGTTTTGTCATAACTACAAGCAAGTATATGAAACGAGATGTGTAAAGCCTTCTACATACTCTGTTAAAGGTGGTGTCACACTGTTCAATTATTTCGACTAAGCTACAAGCATCTGTTTCTCCCACCTTAGCTCAATCCGCGCTACTTTCCGTTGTAAAGCGTGCAAGAAAGAATAAACCGTGAGATGCACCCCTTTAGGAAGAACAAAGGAATGACATTCGAAGCCCAAGATCGCTCTCCCTACTGgattctcatccttttctcatcctGACTACATTATTTTATCCCATGCTAGTTTTAAGAAGTAGAAGGGTCTGGTCATTTTCAGTATTTTCAGAGAGAAGATAATTCTAGACTATTTCGCCATGTTTGTCCTAACAGTTGGACAGATATGTCTGATCTCACAGTTGGGTCGGTAGATACCGCGTCCAGCTCCGGTTGAATGCAAAGCAATACTACACATCGCTTCTTTTGCCTTTCCACAAACAATGCAAGGCCATCCTTTTAAAGCAATCTCctttacatcaaaacaacagTCTTTTATACGACCAACACTTAGAAAACaatgtatatatgcatgtatttgTGTACGTATGACTAAATGATATGCCTGCGTGGATATCCATCGATACAGATCGAAAATTGGATAAGCGTGTTTAGTTCCGTCTGTGTcttctttaatatttgttttgatttctgcAGTGTTACACGTGATGATGACTCGCAGTttcctagaaaaaaaacaaacccccaatacaaacaaataaaataaaacttgcaaTGGAAAATTTGCACAAGGCAGAGCAAATGGTTATTAAGCCTCACTGTATATGGATTCCGATTAAACAGAATACATTCGCTACAGAGGACTAAAAGTTCTTAGTTGGAGACAAAATTTCAACTgccaacattttttgtttttacaaaattccATGCGCAACATACTTATAAACCGTTCTCGTGTACAGCCAGTGATGTTTAATTGATATCCTGTGTGGAGAGGGAGGTCAAATGTCGTCTCATCTACGATGTCGCAAAGCATCGTCCGAgtctcttttgctttttttttttttttcgaccagCACGTTCAATCCAAAATGCAAAATCTTGGTCCAATCGTAATGCAAAAGCATGACCTTGAAGTAATCCAATGGTGGACAGAGAAAGGTCAAGGTGTCCTTGTGTGGAGGGTTCGCGAGACACGTTCATCATGTCGAGGTTATTTGGGTCCCTCCGCGTCGGCCGTCAGCATCTGGTAGAGACACTGGTCGTTCATGCAGCCCTGCGTGAACTCCTCCTTCGTCAACACGCCGTCGTTGTTGGTGTCCATCTTGCCGAAGATCTTCACAGTGCGCTCCTTGGGCGTGTCGATGTTGACGTCCGTGATGGCGTTGCCCAGCATGTTGTAGATGGCCTGCAACACACCAAACAGACATCAGCGAACCGACGACAGTTACGATGAACACCACTCACATGAACGGAATACAATTACACAGCTTGGACTCACTGGCTGACAGGCCATAGAAGTTACATTAGCTTTTAGTGATGCGCTGAGATTTTGCTTTGCTGGTGTTAATGATGATTGATAacaatgatcatgatgatgtcGACGACGCTGGagacaatgaaaataatgtagCAATTTATTATTTAGCTAAACGAGTATTTTTTTAGACACTAGAAATGTTTAGACATTAGAGATAAACACTagaatcatttacattttttttccctcgttATCCTAAGCAGACGGAACTGACAGGGGAGGTAACCGTATTCCCGAAAGTTTGCCGATTAGTTGCGATTGCTTCCCTTAGAACAGCAGGCCATTCCTTTCCCCAGCCATCCTCCCGCGTCTAGTCTATCATTTACTTGTCAAATTATTCTCCTTTACATCTCAACTTGTCACACGTGTAGTGGCCTTGCCATGAAAATTATGTATTGACGTTTTTTGCCCTATccggcttaaaaaaaaaattgagttaattttaagtaaattattttcattggcATCTATATAACAGGGTAAAAATTGTTtcgtttgatattttttttctgagtccAACTGCTTGTAAAGAACGTTCGAGATCTTCGATAAAACTCGTCCTACTACTGTATTTCGTAATGgtgaaataaagtgttttagATGAGCAGTCGTGGGCAGGTTAGTTATTCAAACAATTATTTAGCACGGAAAAAGGGAAAGTCAAATTTATGTGCTTGTTGAGTTTATTATGTCTGTCTCAGATTAAAAACCGTCTgccgccttttttttttgtatcagagTGTTATGGACCAATAGTCATTTGTCAGTACGAACAGCTATTCTTCAGCAGAAATAGTCATTTATcagtaaaaaaaagacaacactagcaacaacaacaacagaatccctaaaaataataaaataaacaaatgaatcaATAAGgacatgaacaaataaacaaataagccccatagagaaaaactgaaatgaacCCTGACCCTGATGATGCTCTCCATTTCATTCTTGTCGATGGTTCCATTGCCGTCGATGTCATACATGTCGAAGGCCCAGTTGAGCTTGTCACGAGGGTTTCCCTTGTTTGAGGTGATGTTGATGGCCAGCAAGAACTCTTTGAACTCGATGGAGCCACTGCCGTCCTTGTCAAAGGACCGGAAGACGTGTTTGCAGAACTCTTCCGGATTTCCTCCCGGGAAGAACTGGGCATACACCTCCTTGAACTTCTCCTGCGATAACTGACCGTCGGGACAGTCCCTCTGTGGACAAAACACGGAGACAGGTCAGTGACAGACATTTCTCTGAGATACGTTGTATTCGCTGCTTTTTGACAAATACCATTCTTTTGATGGATAGAATCTAATAGGCAAGTATTATTAATCATATATTTATTgctagtttgatttttttaagtgttcttGGAAATATCATACGACAATACGCACTTAGCCATGCCAACAATTAAAAGTAACAAGAAagatagacagacaggcagaaaaACTTGAAAGAGAGTAAATTAAAACATGTTAACCATCAGCATTTTCTAGCTACTCTAgcagattattttattacttttttaaccAGTAAAGGGATGCCTTTCTATTTGGAATTCAACTTTAGCTGCGTAGTGTTACTTCCCTTATTCAGATTTTTCTACTTGAAGACATCGATGTGTATTGTAAATGTattatgtcacacacacagcaattCCATTTTTGTCTGCAAATTTCTTCTGTGAAAAATACAACAGGTTTGTGAGACTTTATAGGTAACATTACCTCCGAGAAGCCTTACACTGCACAGGTACACAAACAATTCGCACCCAGTCATCCATTCAAATGTATTGTGTCAGCGAAAGTTAAAAGACAGGTAGTAATTTTAGGGTATATAAAAAACATCCGTGGAGTATAACTAATATGGGATTGATGAAAAGGATTGGGTGTGAGGGGGAGAGGTGAAATGGGAGAACGACACCGTGACTCCAGATTTCGTCAGACACAAAAGCTGCCAGCAACACCTGAGATTGTGTGAGAGCCAGGTAAACACCTGCCAGCAGCACCTGATAATTCATTAAACACAACAACTACCAGTCAATCTCCAGATTTTGTCCCACGCAATAACTGTCAGCAGAACCTGATATTTGTCAGACAAACCGGCGCTAAGACGAAAAAAATAGGACAAGTAATACTGTCAGGaactccctcccccaccccaggagaaaaataaacagatctTTGCCATGGGAACATCTTGACTGCAGACGTTGTTGTGTACACCTGTCCGGACAGGTGCCAAGACCAGGGTGGACAGCACGAACAGGGTTCAAAGGAGTCGGTGCAAAGGATCCTGACCTGCTTCACAGGAGTCGGGTGACTGAGGGATGATGGGAGTTCCCACGGTGTCACTGGGAACCATCGGGTGCTGCTGACTGCAGACTTCATTTTGTACTCAGTGACAACAAACGACTGTCAGTACGGAACATCAAAGCCTTCTTTATTCATTCACAATGCTGACTGCTTGTTGTCTTGCACGGAACACAAGACCTTTAACAGACACTGCTTACTCCGTGCTTAAAAAACACTCAACCTTGATACCCTTTAAAACATCCTCCTTAAAGTaacccaaacacacatacagggGCACACGAGTTCccaaaacaaattaagaaataCTGACAGCCATTCTGTTTCTGGCCTCGTGTTCTTCCCTTCTACCAAGATTAAAGAGGAAAGCTAGAAAACATTTGCTCCGCGAGATTAATAAACACCACACCATGCTCGCAGTACATTAGCTCGTGCTGCGGAAGACAGAGCGGCAGttaaaggatgaaaaaaaacctgcttGTTTACATCCTTCAGGGTTATAAAAACCTGACACTTTCCTAGGAAAACCACCTCAATGCACAAAACATAGAGGTGCATgcatgaaaattaaaagaaaataaataaaactcacatcttatgaaagaaaaaaaccttaaaaatcaGGCAAGATTATCAATTTTTGTTTCCAGGTAAATAACACGTGTGGAGAGTAAtacgaaaaaaaagtaaatgtatctGAAGAATTCTTTTGAGGAGTGAGAAATGCGAGTGTTAACAGGTTGTCTTTACTGAGATAAAAATTCTGTTGA
Coding sequences within:
- the LOC112573393 gene encoding neuronal calcium sensor 2-like, which translates into the protein MGAKGTKLSKEDLRFLEENTNFQKTEIKQWFKGFMRDCPDGQLSQEKFKEVYAQFFPGGNPEEFCKHVFRSFDKDGSGSIEFKEFLLAINITSNKGNPRDKLNWAFDMYDIDGNGTIDKNEMESIIRAIYNMLGNAITDVNIDTPKERTVKIFGKMDTNNDGVLTKEEFTQGCMNDQCLYQMLTADAEGPK